In Lycium barbarum isolate Lr01 chromosome 9, ASM1917538v2, whole genome shotgun sequence, the DNA window ccagccacatttataaacaggaggctgcggggcatctaagaaatgttgaccttctttctgtctcagatcgtgcgatagagccaagccataggaaatgagattcctggtactaatcgttaattttcgcagacGCCCAATAGCAACAGAAAAAGGCGAATGGCGCTATGGTAAGACACAGAGGTAAGTTGgggtatttgttctgttacttgggacagggagttctgaatggctggaatttgtcatatagccgtatgttctgtaaagtatcatcgataattgttacgtacagcccgtgaagagtaggaatggtaaaggagattccgtAAGAATGGATACACCTGacaggaaggcgcgtggaaaggaaatattgcaaaccggcaacaggtgagatgcgttgttccagaaaggtcATTGATTTGGTATGGCAATGGAGGTGTGAACGTTACTATTGCGAGTCTGGAGGTCCAGGACAGGGGGTAGCCATACACACgggcggaagatgaacatcgggagCCAAatgggtaaaacggtaattataaaagaaaggacgtgttacgaaaatgtttcggagcctgtaagacttcgacttgccccagaACAGGTAATAGAGGTCATGTGAGggagctgacgcgaaaatatcagcattaagacaacGGATTCCAgcaaagtttttgggttaagcgtgctcaggtgggagcaattccatgatgagtgaccccctgggaagtttataaggaattttacatattctgacataaaagacaaatggaaagcTAGAATAGCCTAAATGAAACTACGGCACATAAGATGGCCGGAGACTATAAGAAGACACGTAGAACAGGGTAGACTAGcccggtaaagagacagaaaaggcatcatagccctggaattaggataggcttgaacagcgcctGGAAGAaagttgtgggctagttgatagtaaaaatatatgtatatgtataaaggcGTAGTGTGTCCTATATAtgattgtatcagtgggcatGTGAGCTTCAGCAACCGAAGCTGCGGTATAAAAAGTGTTAATAGAGTAAAGGAATCGAAGCTCGAGGGATAGcaagagtaaatggtacaagtgcggcgTGTGAGccgttattattttactataggttgaggtcgaAAATTTTAGcataacgatactcggaaaagaaataaagtgtgagtaaatggaagataggaagcttaaatgttGGAAAAgggtgaaagttaagaaaaccttagtgggtgaaacccccgcgagaaattaatggtaaaagtacgagaccactaggatgaagATTCAATaaggcatgtgagacgagatagagtgaggaaaaaggaaacaaggaggaatgtggagaggttgagagctgatttcaacaagtaggtctaagagaatggtgaccagggtagaggaatgtgaagtaagagaaggaatacTCAGGATGGTGACGGTGTCAAGGTGAAAGATCtgaaaaaggacaagtatgtagctatagtaatatgcttagaggtttaagaaagtaacGGGGCGCTgaagaaatatggacgcacggtTACCTCACGAACatgtagttaagaaagaattacgagcaagagagctaaacaagtgaaaggacgaataaaggatagaaaggtatggaaatgaggacaaatgaggacctagacagaaagtaaaagaaaagcttaagataagaagttttgatatgttaggcacaaagctggaaaagaaggtgagggataaaggtaagcaaagacttcataaaggactatgagcatataaggaaccccttaaagggggggaggccatattaggcttacaaggaatgacgataaacgaaacgagcaccaacacatgaagtcaaagacaagtgtacCTGTATTGAGGGATACGAAAAGAGATTAAAGAAAAgctgtagtaagaatctaaaggtgtggcttttgttaagatatggtcacgaaacagtaacaagaaaagagatgatctgaggaagacaaggataatacgttggccctACAAAGTAGAAAGCCCAAAATATGGGgagaagattcatgtaaaaaccgagaagttcgattataaaagaaATGAGGTAAAGGACAAGAagtgagcatgaaggaaaggacaactacaaagggatcctcccgaagtgttataagaccctataaggtcagttgaacattcgaggacgaatgttctaaagggggggaggatgttatagcccgtatattgtgcgtttggaaattctaaagtcgCCGTGAAAAGTTGAGGACGAGACTATCTTCAAAAAGGGTTGTAATGTGCaaattggttataaatattattcatgaatattattgcatggaaatgttgagaagggTTGAGGGTGAAAAAGGAAATTCGTAAAATGGTtgatggaaatattgcggaaagaataaggGCAAAAGGAGAAAATCCGCAAaacgatcaatggaaataatgtgggaacttaggggcaacatggtaatttcacaaggcatgCATAAAAGGCCACATTGGCCGAAAATGGAAGGGAAATTGTGCATGTGGTCAAAGCTTGCATGGCAagactaattaagtcatctttttttaaaaaaaaaattcaaagaaagctctagaaaaaaaaaatggaaaaagaagagaaaactctagagaggggcatgtgcccctcacatgcctctataattatatatatatatatatatatatatatatatatatatatatatatatatatatatatatatatatatatatatatatatatatatatatgtacatgtaagtCTTGAAAGAACAAGACAATCCATCATTTTAagctctagaaaattcaagagaaagGGAGAGAATAAGAGAGGGAGAGAAATGGCCAAGAGGGGCTGGCTAGTTGTGATCATGgagaaattattttcttcatgctTTCATACTAATTGGAGGGTCCTCTTCGACGTGGAGTAGTTATTGGAGTGAGAAAACCATTCGTTTTGCAAAGAGATGCTCCTAGCCGTATGGAAGAATAGAGTGgagaaggtaagattcaatcctttcttgtATGTTTTATGGGTGTTGAAACATGTTGTTAAGTGTTGGAatagatgaaactcatgaaaataaggatgttatgtgtgttggccgaatgcatgGGAATATGtagaaagatgaaatgatttttactTAGTAGTTTGATTATTGTTGTGTGCAAAGTAGAGAAATGGATGAACTATATGAAAGTATGTGTGTTGGATGTGTGGCCGTGAAATATATATAGTTTATGGCCGTGTATGGTATGTGTAATGTTGTGTGGAAGATTGAATtaatgtagcatgttgttgttgttataatgtgtagagatggatgaaattgtatgaaaatatgtaagaagttgttgtggccgagaatggtaTTGTTTGGTAAGTTGTAgtaaattgatgtaatttgatattatGGTTGTCGTTGCTATAGATTATGCGACCTAGAATGAATGGTGTTGTTGAAGTtaaaggtttcggatgaaatagtatgttgattaagtcgttggaatattgtgtgaaatgaattgaatgttggaatgtatgttgaatggaatgttaatgttgttgataagaattgttggtattgttgatagtttggccgggttgaattcccgggattgttgttgattagaattggccaagttgaacttggtggaatggcatatttacaggggaaatgctgccgatatttcggcagacaaagtgttacttcaaagaattaacttctaaaggctctaatcaagttttggtaaacatgaccaatttgtagattttggcgaatttggaacgtgaatttggagtcgcataagaagcagaaaaggtatgtaaggcttcacccttccttctatggcatgtcttagacgtaatatgttggataagaacctcggggactattctaccctccagaatccgcacttaaagtttcccctttttccttcagtaggattgaattgaaaatgttacCAAATGTTTGAAAACTCCCTAACAGCTAGAAAATTGCACCAATGAGACCCGACTACCATataaccctcacaagtaacgccatgacatgtaatatatgtaaatttggtacgccgcctcatttgatccgaggtgggcccacggtttCCCCGGATTTACCTTTTtactccgcttgacttactttgatgctgaaaccaaaagaaaccttcgatccttattccattaccaaatgacaagtactgtacctatctcAACGAGACTACttccatgataataatgataacgatgatgtcagaaaggaGGATATGTctaagataagtacgacaagaatgatcccacgactaagagtcttgagctaagaatccaatgtgaatatggaagtgttatactagtttctaaaagacttcaaagcatatggattaatggttataatgcctatgatcttgttctatgtctcctcttaaagctattttccgttggtagtctcgcctcaattatcgttccttcaaggtgagacaagtgacccgattattccataatgtaatcggaggatttcgaccttacgtcactccgatggacacatgactttctttgggctctcatgcatgccaattgtatgatatatgaatatgaatgcgaatatgtatatgtatatgtatatgtatatggggaaggggaagggccactgttatatcaccacctgattcagctggatttcatcccggacgcgggattatgggagagccggatacggcgtctgtatttgtgatatatatatatatatatatatatatatatatatatatatatatatatatatatatatatatatatatatatatatataatatgttgggacactgttggggaggggggtgggagagccgatgtactcggcgtctgtgaatgtaaatgaaggacaccgttttctgaaatgttttgttttctgtatatgtaaataagaaacaccgttttctgaaaaagaaactaagcatgcatgacatctgcagaaaggcactcatatgtacaggttacatctgtcccaggataagcaccttatgtctattctgttattgttcatattgtatattccttattatggtactattcatgctttacatactcagtacattactcgtactgacccctcttcttcgggggctgcgttcatgccgcgcaggtacaccagatgagccacagctatcatagaagatgttccagcggagttggcaggctccacttgttctggagtgctgccgagtcagagtatccgagccatgatgtttgtttgatgttagagactttgcagactcATGGGTTTAGAGTGTCaactttgtagacggcttcgcccgccgatatgttattatgtttcatgtcacgggtcccatatgatgatagatcttacttaaaaaaaaaattgagagcttactatgcattttattcttaattgatccacgagtttatatgtgtaataagagttagcgggttcgctcggctccagatatggggtcgggtgcccatcactccctagtaaggtcggggtgtgacaatggcATGAcatgtggcatccacctcattaAATGTCATTGCCACATAGGATTGAATGTCCACTTTGGACAAGCTTAACggagaaggggtatatttgaacccataGTATAACTGCAGGGGTaaatttggacccaaagtataacaagagatatatttgacccttttccaatagtacaagggtatatttgacccttttccgttataTAAAATTATGTATCATCCACAGGGTTTTGGCGTAGCGGCAAGAGCCTAGCACATGATACATTAGGTTAGCTGTAGGTCATGAGTTCGAACTTTTGTCGTATACAAAGCCTGGGAATTAATATGAAAAGGGTAAAAGAGTGAGCTCATTAACTATCGTGTTTCATACCATGCTGCATCAGTAACGGAGCCAGAATTTTTGATAAGGGTGTTCAAACTTCGAAGAGGTATACttacaaaaaataaatctaccGATGGGTCCACCGATAAATTTAAGTCAAACTATATATAATATTAAGCCAAATCATAAAAATACTTGTTATAAAATTAACAATAGTACAAATCAAAACTAACGTAAAAGTCGACAAAAGAAATTCTTTTAGTTAAAGCATAATTTGAATATATTATTCAAATTATTCAAGAAGGTTTCATCCCCTGAAATATTTAACGATAAATTTATTAGAAACAGTTAATAATACTACATACTTATATTTATATAAGCCACTACAGAATCCCAAAAAATTCATTATTCATACAGTGCATTTTATTTAGAAGACTAAAATTCTGTggtatttaaaaatatttttctattgAAATTTCAAATTGAATCACAAGGTACTTTAATTAGAAAAAATataatccaacaaaaaaaaaatggaaaacagaGCTAGGCAACTGTGTTATTATCACCAGGATATTTACGGACAATGAAAAGGGCGTTTTTACTGTGCACCTaatctttttatgcatataaatcaGTTTTAGTGCAAATACAACAAATCAATTATCTTCTTTAAATAGTAACAAATTATTATTCTCATCAAAATTTTAGTGTTCTTCCAATAATAATACAAAGAGCCCTTACAAGAATTATATTATATGGGGGAATCATGTtgttaaagaaaataaaaaatataaaggaGGAGAGAATATTTCAAAAGATAAAATTAGTAAACAATAAAAATAAGATGTTCCATTTGAAATTAAATTGTTGATGTCAAAGATGGGCCTTAGTATGCAGCCCAAGTAGCGCAGCTAGCAAAACactacttcgttttggaaaaatGTAAAACAAAGGCGAGACAAAGAGAATCGAACTCGCGACCCAAGGAAGATTGGAACACCCTTGACCGCTGAGCCATAGTTGTTGGTATTGTCAAGGGTGTTCAACGGTTTGCATTTATCcaatatatacaatatattaattatatatacaatgtaattttccggCGAAGTTGTTCGGCTGAACACCCTTCTACTAGTGTAGCTCCGCTCCTTTGCTCATTGACCATCGGAGATTTTCGATTATTAAAAAACGTAATAATAATGAAAACCAAACACCTGACATATCATCCTTAAAAAGAGTAGCTTTCCACCATTTCACATTAGCAAGACACCTGCACTACTTGTTGGTATTCACTATAGGCACCTCAGTGAATGAGCTTCCATCTCTCTGATCAAGATGCTATTTATGAAAGCAAAGCACAGCAATAGCTGTTTTCACATTGGAAACTTATTAAAGAAACAGAAGAATGCTCCAAAAGTCTCAAAGTGAAGTACATACCAAAAACCAACTTAGAGATATTAGACAGTTGATAGTGTTTTCATTTGAAAAAAAATCCTTCCACCACATTATTAAAATATATAATAGTGTCAGACGAATAAAGCTCATGGATGTGAACTGCTAGATTAAACTAGAAGAGAACCTTCCATGACAGCAACAGCTTTCCCTCTCAGAAACACCCTCTGCTTCTCCTCGTCTAGATGCAGCTTCACGACACCACCTCTAGGCGAGGCCTGAACCACAAATCGATAGGGAAAAGAGAACTGTGAGGTTAATATAAGTTGTCCCACATTGCACATCCACATATGAATAAAAATTTCAGTTTGTGCATTTGGTGCCCGCTTTGGGTGGAGGGAGGGGGGTGGGCGAGCAGGGGAGAGGGAAGTTGGGAGGAAGGAGGAAGTACCGCTAAAGCAACAAAGTCACATTTGCCAAGCTTCTTCCGCCAATAATGAGCCAAGGCACAATGAGCACTTCCACAAACTGGATCCTGAAAAGTTTTGTTTGACAAACAAAATAAGTGCAAATAGAGAACTGGTGAGATCTCTAAGAGGCCTTAGCTAATACCAACATCTATGCAGTTGCTGTTATTCGATGATAACCTACAATAGAAGCTATATAACTGGTTTCAATTCCCACTAATCGTGCAAATTCAGCCCCACACTTTCAGTGTCTATGAAATGCTCGAAACAGTAACTATATGCTCACGGTAGATTCAAGTGTTTGCATTTACCTCATTGATTCCCAGCTTTGGGCAGAAGTAACGGCTATAAAAATCAAAGCCAGAACCCTGTGGAGCAGGTCCAGTTATAATCATTCCTCCGCCAGGGCAAGTTTTTATTAGATCAAGCTGGGGTTGGCATTCGGCCACTGCCTCCCCTGATGGGAGCAGGATCTGCAAAAACACCATGAAATTATCATTATATTCCTAGAAGGGGGCTAATTTTGATAAATTTTGCCTACCATGCCTTCTCATGGGATTGAAAGTAATTTCCTTTTCATtccaaagaaaataaaaacagaAAGTATTTCTTGCATCTCCTTCATGTTTGAACCTTTGTAAAGGAAACTTGCATGAATTGCTTTTACATGTACTTTTATCAATTATGCACTGGTGTAAATATAAAAGTAAATGCCAGATTAAATACATACGAAATGATCACCCTTTGATGTCTCATTGATCTCAACCATGGATGCGTCATTCAGGCTTTTCGAAATTGCAGGAACATCAGTAAAATTAGTCTCGGCTACTTGGACAACAGGAAAATCTAATTCAATTGAGTAATCTGTTGGCCAATCGTCCTGATCAGAATTTGGAACTTTGGCTTCTGGTACTCTTTTGGCAGTTAGAATTCCTGATCTTGTTGAAAACTCAACAGTATCAGTTTTAACCAGGCCATACGCAAATAGAAAGTGCGCAGCTGCTAGTGTTGCATGTCCACACAGATCTACCTGCTAGCAGTTAATGATATTTGTAAATGAAATTCCTTGCAAAAAGTGCTAGATGAGGCATACATCATATGGATTTTCATTTCTCCAGTTTTCCAATAACAAATTTTTGGAAAGATGAGCTCCAAAGTTTATTCTGTAGTTTCTCCCATTCACAAATTTTACCCATAAACTAAAAAGGCGGGGAAAGTAATCGTAAGCTTTGCATGTATTACCTCAATATATACTTTCAAGTTTTTAGTTTTAACACCGTGATAACCTCACAGAATGGCAACTTGCAAGAAAgaacaacaataaaaacaattAAGTAATGCATagctcctttttatttttttctaataTACCTAATAAATGGAACCTTACGTGAAGTCGTAGCCCGATTTTAAGCGTagaatcaaagaaaaaaaaaacaaaaccaaAAGTTTAATGATTGCATAGCGTGGATAACACACCGAATTCAAAATTGTAAGTTTTGCATAACGTGTTGCCCCAACATACACTTTTAACAACGGGTTACATCCCGAGAAGGGCAACAGTTGAGAAAgaacaacaataaaaacaattTTGCTTAATGCataaagttcttttttttttttcaatatactTCATAAATAGAACCTAATATGAAGAGAAAAGTGACATTGGTACCTGATTTTTATAGTAGAATCAAAGAAGGAAATAAAACGAAATGCTTAAAGAAATGCACGGCACAGATAACATAATGAATCAAATAATGCACCTCTAGAAGGAGCTAAGCAGAAAATAAAGAAAGCAAAATTATGGATTTTCATTCCTCTCCATATTTTCAAAAGGATGAGCTCCAAATTTTATTTGCCAACTTCTACAATTAATAACTTTAACAAATTGAGCAAGTAAAAAGGAGGTTAAACTAACAAGTTCTGCATATTCATACTCCTTCACCCTTAATTATAGGTTGCTTATTCGAGCCCTTGTTATGAAATTTTCTTTGTTAGGGAGCATTTTACCTCAGTGTGAGAATTCCCGCAAATCCGAATTTAGTCAGGCCCAATAAGGGGGTACCAGACACTGGGTGGGAAATAtaagatactccctccgtcccaaaaagatcgTCATAGTTactattttggacattcaaatgATATTTATTTCAAATACTTTCTAAATTTTTTGCATCGCTaatttatgtagtttctaaatatgtaatttttatttcaaaaaagtTAAAGATTCTATGTCCAAATTCAGATCGAACACTAATTAGTTTGACTCTCATAATTCGAATCATGACAATCtttttggaacggagggagtaaaaaaaaaaaaaatcaaccccCTTCCTAGTGTTCAACTAGAAAGTGGAATATATTTAAAAATGGGAATTAGTTTTTGGGGGATTTAATTTTAGTTATAATGACTAACAAGTTGCTTGAAGATTGAGAAAATGAAGACAGGAAGAAGTAGAACCTCATCAACTGGAGTAAACCAACGAAGGCTAAATCTGGAATTTGTGTTTGTGTCTTCATTGGAACATTGAGTGAGATAACAAGTTTCAGATATATTGAACTCAGCAGCAACAGATTGTAACCATTTATCATCTTTCTCTTCTTCTAATAAGCAAACTGCTGCTGGATTGCCTTTGAA includes these proteins:
- the LOC132611027 gene encoding uncharacterized protein LOC132611027, producing the protein MSMTKKPVKYCVVDAFADTAFKGNPAAVCLLEEEKDDKWLQSVAAEFNISETCYLTQCSNEDTNTNSRFSLRWFTPVDEVDLCGHATLAAAHFLFAYGLVKTDTVEFSTRSGILTAKRVPEAKVPNSDQDDWPTDYSIELDFPVVQVAETNFTDVPAISKSLNDASMVEINETSKGDHFILLPSGEAVAECQPQLDLIKTCPGGGMIITGPAPQGSGFDFYSRYFCPKLGINEDPVCGSAHCALAHYWRKKLGKCDFVALAASPRGGVVKLHLDEEKQRVFLRGKAVAVMEGSLLV